A genomic window from Flavobacterium sp. I3-2 includes:
- a CDS encoding MBL fold metallo-hydrolase, translating to MTINQKMYAFVGTLVLSSSAFAQKTIFERVFDETLAQASYIIANDKNEAIVIDPKRDIDTYLNFAKTHNLKIKYVTETHIHADYLSGARELALATNAVLLLSDEGGADWQYEFPHQGLKNNQTISLGNIDFKVMHTPGHTPESITFLMTDKNNPNQPIKAITGDFIFVGDVGRPDLLEKAAGQKGSQFVGAEQLFESLNQFTKLPKNTEIWPGHGAGSFCGKSLSNIPQSTLEQEQKNSAAFQFLNNKDAFVNYILDGQPEPPKYFAVMKKWNKQMRPLVIEMPKVTKLSQVEVEQALANNVLLIDTRNKNLVAEGFVPGSLHIDGGKSFATFLGSLVDFDNQIVLIADDNKIEDLSRKLTRIGFNNIYGYISDVNTFSNLKSAHVISADELQDEMKKANQQLVDVRTVSEFENGHIKGFKNIPLNSLEKNANQFDKNKPIIIHCQSGVRAAMAYSVLEKLGFKNIINYSGGINDWKAKKLPLEK from the coding sequence ATGACCATCAATCAAAAAATGTATGCTTTCGTAGGGACATTGGTTTTATCAAGTTCTGCGTTTGCACAAAAAACTATTTTTGAGCGTGTTTTTGACGAAACTTTAGCACAAGCAAGTTATATCATTGCTAACGATAAAAATGAAGCTATTGTAATTGACCCAAAACGCGATATTGATACGTATTTGAATTTTGCTAAAACGCATAATTTAAAAATTAAATACGTAACCGAAACACATATTCATGCAGATTATTTAAGCGGAGCCCGAGAATTAGCTTTGGCAACAAATGCAGTTTTGTTATTGTCTGATGAAGGTGGAGCCGATTGGCAATATGAATTTCCGCATCAAGGGTTAAAAAATAATCAAACGATATCTTTAGGAAATATCGATTTTAAAGTCATGCATACTCCTGGACATACGCCAGAAAGTATTACCTTTTTAATGACAGATAAAAATAATCCTAACCAACCGATAAAAGCAATAACAGGTGATTTTATTTTTGTTGGTGACGTTGGTCGTCCAGATTTATTAGAAAAAGCGGCAGGTCAAAAAGGTTCTCAGTTTGTTGGAGCCGAACAACTTTTTGAATCATTAAATCAATTTACGAAGTTGCCTAAAAATACCGAAATTTGGCCTGGTCACGGAGCTGGTTCGTTTTGCGGAAAAAGCTTAAGTAATATCCCTCAATCAACTTTAGAACAAGAACAAAAAAATAGCGCAGCTTTTCAGTTTCTAAATAATAAAGATGCTTTTGTAAATTATATTTTAGATGGTCAACCAGAACCTCCAAAATATTTTGCAGTAATGAAAAAATGGAATAAACAAATGCGTCCGTTGGTTATTGAAATGCCAAAAGTTACAAAGCTTTCACAAGTTGAGGTTGAGCAAGCATTGGCTAATAACGTTTTGTTAATTGATACAAGAAATAAAAACCTTGTTGCTGAAGGTTTTGTTCCTGGAAGTTTACATATCGATGGCGGAAAATCATTTGCAACTTTCTTGGGTTCTTTAGTTGACTTTGATAATCAGATTGTTTTGATTGCAGACGATAATAAAATTGAAGATTTATCTCGCAAATTAACACGCATCGGTTTTAATAATATTTACGGATATATTTCGGATGTAAATACTTTTTCAAATTTAAAATCAGCGCATGTTATTTCGGCAGATGAACTTCAGGATGAAATGAAAAAAGCGAATCAACAATTGGTTGACGTTAGAACAGTTTCTGAATTTGAAAACGGACATATCAAAGGTTTTAAAAATATTCCTTTAAATAGTTTAGAGAAAAATGCAAATCAATTCGATAAAAATAAACCCATAATTATTCATTGTCAAAGTGGAGTTCGCGCAGCAATGGCTTATTCGGTTTTAGAAAAACTTGGTTTTAAAAACATCATTAATTACAGCGGTGGAATTAACGATTGGAAAGCTAAGAAACTTCCATTAGAAAAATAA
- a CDS encoding M56 family metallopeptidase, protein MENLLIYLLKVNGLLLFFWIFYKLLLQKETFYKYNRFYFLGSIVLSFVFPLIYFTKIEEIIIPASNLKTVEDISNFVLNSTEIIETNWYDNINWLLISLAIVGMISIIKIGIRIFKINQLVRSIKSFENHPTEKNIKITDDNQQVYSFYKWMVLPKQLFNNENISVLIAHENIHIKQKHSFDLVYIGLVNDLFWFNPIIKLIRKDINLNLEFLVDEEIIKQENSYKYQKTLLNFNQNIETDLLTNAFNSSDLKKRILMLNSKKSNPMKKLKIALTAPVLLAFFGLFQIETIAQVKQETQKNDFITENQIILELLQKDIKPIQEDKKVYNEIIENYKTTIDGKELSQKDLQEFDHSKIKSVAVDFTNSEKGTLINFITTGEVEDRIFSFGIDQSVEAKVHIDGNAVDVKDLINQSNHVPEITSYEKILIDGKESSFEELQSFYNKNIPFKAERENDIIIIETRKSNKKDNKLSSKNKPLYIIDDKEVDSSDLGKISPNEIKNITVLKDDESIKKYGEKGKNGVLIIQTKEYEKKELEEKRKALNERKKAEIESKKALAESKRAEIESKKALAESKRAEIETKKALAESKKALIESKKAERERQKALADAKKTVELQHNSTQSIL, encoded by the coding sequence ATGGAAAACCTACTCATTTATCTGCTTAAAGTAAACGGTTTGTTGCTTTTCTTCTGGATTTTTTACAAACTACTACTTCAGAAAGAAACCTTTTATAAGTACAATCGGTTTTATTTTTTAGGTTCGATTGTATTGTCATTCGTTTTTCCGTTGATTTATTTCACAAAGATTGAAGAAATAATAATTCCAGCTTCGAATTTAAAAACGGTTGAAGATATTTCAAATTTCGTTTTAAATTCTACAGAAATAATAGAAACAAATTGGTATGACAATATAAATTGGCTTTTGATTAGCCTTGCAATTGTTGGAATGATTTCGATAATAAAAATCGGAATTCGAATTTTTAAAATCAATCAATTGGTACGTTCAATTAAAAGTTTTGAAAATCATCCGACAGAAAAAAACATTAAAATTACAGATGACAATCAACAAGTTTATTCTTTTTATAAATGGATGGTTTTACCTAAGCAATTGTTTAACAATGAAAATATTTCTGTTTTAATTGCGCACGAAAATATTCATATCAAACAAAAACACAGCTTTGATTTGGTTTACATTGGTTTAGTGAATGATTTATTTTGGTTTAATCCCATTATAAAATTAATCAGAAAAGACATCAATTTAAACTTAGAATTTTTAGTTGACGAAGAAATCATCAAACAAGAAAATTCATATAAGTATCAAAAAACCTTGTTGAATTTTAATCAAAATATCGAAACCGATTTATTAACGAATGCGTTTAATTCATCTGATTTAAAAAAACGTATTTTAATGTTAAACTCAAAAAAATCAAATCCTATGAAAAAATTAAAAATTGCATTGACTGCACCTGTTTTATTAGCATTCTTTGGATTGTTTCAAATCGAAACCATCGCACAAGTGAAACAAGAAACACAAAAAAATGACTTTATAACAGAAAATCAAATAATCTTAGAATTACTTCAAAAAGATATTAAACCAATTCAAGAAGATAAAAAGGTTTATAATGAAATAATCGAGAATTATAAAACAACAATTGATGGTAAAGAATTATCACAGAAAGATTTACAAGAATTTGACCATTCAAAAATTAAATCTGTAGCTGTAGATTTTACTAATTCAGAAAAAGGAACTCTAATAAATTTTATAACTACAGGAGAAGTAGAAGACAGAATTTTTAGTTTTGGTATTGATCAATCTGTAGAAGCTAAAGTTCACATAGATGGAAATGCAGTTGATGTAAAAGATTTAATAAATCAATCAAATCATGTACCTGAAATTACGAGTTATGAAAAAATTTTAATTGATGGAAAAGAATCTAGCTTTGAAGAATTGCAATCATTTTACAATAAAAATATTCCATTTAAGGCAGAAAGAGAAAATGATATCATCATAATTGAAACAAGAAAATCAAACAAGAAAGACAATAAATTATCGAGTAAAAATAAACCATTATATATTATAGATGACAAAGAAGTTGATTCATCTGATTTAGGAAAAATTTCACCAAATGAAATCAAAAACATTACGGTACTTAAAGATGATGAGTCTATCAAAAAATATGGCGAAAAAGGAAAAAATGGCGTTTTAATTATCCAAACAAAAGAATATGAAAAAAAGGAATTGGAAGAAAAACGAAAAGCTTTAAACGAAAGAAAAAAAGCTGAAATTGAATCAAAAAAAGCATTAGCTGAATCAAAAAGAGCTGAAATTGAATCGAAAAAAGCATTAGCTGAGTCAAAAAGAGCTGAAATTGAAACGAAAAAAGCATTAGCTGAGTCAAAAAAAGCTTTAATTGAATCAAAAAAAGCTGAAAGAGAAAGACAAAAAGCTTTAGCTGACGCAAAAAAAACAGTTGAATTACAACATAATTCTACACAAAGCATTCTATAA
- a CDS encoding GNAT family N-acetyltransferase: MKNYSNLETNRLLIRPTQIGDADFILKLVNSPKWIELIGDREVHSIEEAENYITSKMLPQLEKLGFTNNIIIRKNDNVKIGICGLFKRDETENIEIGFALLPEFENQGYAFEANIEMISFAKNKLNVKSVTAFTNPENLASQKLLEKLGLRFVKSLILPDEADEIFFYKLDL; the protein is encoded by the coding sequence ATGAAAAATTACTCAAACCTAGAAACCAATCGACTACTAATTCGTCCGACGCAAATTGGTGATGCGGATTTTATTTTAAAACTTGTAAACAGCCCAAAATGGATTGAATTAATCGGAGATAGAGAAGTACATTCAATTGAAGAAGCTGAAAATTATATAACTTCTAAGATGCTTCCTCAATTAGAAAAATTAGGGTTTACAAATAATATAATTATCAGAAAAAATGATAATGTAAAAATTGGAATTTGCGGACTTTTTAAAAGAGATGAAACTGAAAATATAGAAATTGGTTTTGCACTTTTACCTGAATTCGAAAATCAAGGATATGCTTTTGAAGCAAATATCGAAATGATTTCGTTTGCCAAAAATAAATTGAATGTAAAATCTGTAACTGCATTTACCAATCCTGAAAATTTGGCATCGCAAAAATTATTAGAAAAGTTAGGATTGCGTTTTGTTAAATCACTTATTTTACCTGACGAAGCCGATGAGATTTTTTTCTATAAACTGGATTTATAA
- a CDS encoding DUF2071 domain-containing protein: MKIPTIHGFIERRMLINYIAAPQVVEKILPKPFRPKLYGGKAIVGICLIRLKEIKPKGLPNCLGINSENGAHRIAVEWDENGVTKEGVFIPRRDTNLKLNTLVGGRIFPGKHYYANFNVKEENNFYHLDFISSDKTSIYIDAKLVNEFNKNSIFKSLENVSHFFENGSIGYSPNGNKFEGLKLDTYNWQVKPLDVLKIKSSFFEDETLFPKGSIQFDNAILMENIEHEWKSLNSISCCS; this comes from the coding sequence ATGAAAATTCCGACTATTCATGGCTTCATCGAAAGACGAATGTTAATCAATTATATTGCAGCACCACAAGTTGTCGAAAAAATACTACCAAAACCTTTTAGACCTAAACTATATGGAGGAAAAGCAATTGTAGGAATTTGTTTGATTCGTTTAAAAGAAATCAAACCCAAAGGTTTACCAAATTGTTTGGGAATAAATTCAGAAAACGGAGCTCACAGAATTGCAGTTGAATGGGATGAAAATGGCGTAACAAAAGAAGGAGTTTTTATTCCGAGAAGAGATACAAATCTAAAATTAAATACGCTCGTTGGAGGACGTATTTTTCCTGGGAAACATTATTATGCAAACTTCAATGTAAAAGAAGAAAATAATTTTTATCATTTAGATTTTATAAGTTCCGATAAAACGTCTATTTACATTGATGCGAAACTTGTTAACGAGTTTAATAAAAATTCGATATTTAAATCTTTAGAAAACGTGTCACATTTTTTTGAGAATGGTTCTATCGGATATTCTCCAAACGGAAATAAATTCGAAGGTTTAAAATTAGATACTTACAATTGGCAAGTAAAACCATTGGATGTTTTAAAAATAAAATCCAGTTTTTTTGAAGATGAAACTCTTTTTCCAAAAGGTTCAATTCAATTTGACAATGCCATTTTAATGGAAAATATTGAACATGAATGGAAATCTTTAAATTCAATTTCTTGCTGTAGTTAA
- a CDS encoding BlaI/MecI/CopY family transcriptional regulator — MEKLTNKEEEIMQVLWQLEKAFVNDILEKMPEPKPHYNTLSTIVRLLEEKGFVDHKTYGKSHQYFPKISLESYRNVFVKDSMKKYFGNSVSNLVNYFVKDDKLSEQEIQELLDIIEKHKK, encoded by the coding sequence ATGGAGAAACTTACCAATAAAGAAGAAGAAATAATGCAAGTTTTATGGCAATTAGAAAAAGCATTTGTAAATGATATTCTCGAAAAAATGCCCGAACCAAAACCGCATTACAACACGCTTTCTACAATTGTTAGATTGTTAGAAGAAAAAGGTTTTGTTGACCATAAAACCTACGGAAAATCGCATCAATATTTTCCGAAAATAAGTTTAGAATCTTATCGAAATGTTTTTGTTAAAGATTCGATGAAAAAATATTTTGGCAATTCGGTTTCTAACTTGGTTAATTATTTTGTAAAAGACGACAAATTAAGTGAGCAAGAAATTCAGGAACTTTTAGACATAATCGAAAAACATAAAAAATAA
- a CDS encoding DUF1801 domain-containing protein — translation MNIENQISNYISNQSDSKRADLTVLHQLILNQNPKLKIWFLDGKDENDKIISNPNMGYGTHFIKYKNGTSKEFYRIGISTNTTGISIYIFGVEDKNFLKNTFGSRLGQAKITGYCIKFKNLASIDFDVLKEMILFGLNL, via the coding sequence ATGAATATCGAAAATCAAATTAGCAATTACATTTCAAATCAATCAGATAGTAAACGTGCCGATTTAACTGTTTTACATCAGCTGATTTTAAACCAAAATCCGAAATTGAAAATATGGTTTCTGGATGGTAAAGATGAAAATGATAAAATAATTTCTAATCCAAACATGGGTTACGGAACGCATTTTATAAAATATAAAAACGGAACATCAAAAGAGTTTTACAGAATAGGAATTAGTACAAACACGACGGGAATTTCGATATATATTTTTGGAGTTGAAGATAAAAATTTTCTAAAAAATACTTTTGGTTCAAGACTTGGTCAAGCAAAAATTACCGGTTATTGTATAAAATTTAAAAATTTAGCTTCGATTGATTTTGATGTTTTGAAAGAAATGATTCTATTTGGTCTCAATCTGTAA
- a CDS encoding valine--tRNA ligase translates to MSIPAQFDAKQVETKWYDYWMKNNYFRSTPDHRTPYTIVIPPPNVTGVLHMGHMLNNTIQDVLIRRARLKGFNACWVPGTDHASIATEAKVVAKLKEQGINKDDLTREEFLKHAWEWTDKYGGTILEQLKKLGASCDWERTKFTLDDELSPAVIKSFVDLYNKGLIYRGYRMVNWDPEAKTTLSDEEVIYEERQGKLYHLKYQIEGTNDFLTIATTRPETILGDTAICINPNDERYTHLRGKKAIVPIVNRVVPIIFDEYVDMEFGTGCLKVTPAHDVNDKDLGERHNLEIIDIFNEDATLNDLGMHYKGKDRFVVRDEISEELKSIGALEKVENHMNNVGTSERTKAVIEPRLSDQWFLKMEDLVKPAIKAVLETEEIKLYPNRFNNTYRHWMENIRDWNISRQLWWGHQIPAFYYGDGKEDFVVAETKEAALALAKERTGNSALTTNDLVQDKDALDTWFSAWLWPMSVFDGVVNPENEEFKYYYPTNDLVTGPDILFFWVARMIMAGYEYAGEKPFSNVYLTGIVRDAQRRKMSKSLGNSPDPLDLIEKFGADGVRCGLLLSASAGNDILFDEELCNQGKAFTNKIWNAFRLIKGWEVSETIEQPEASKAAIAWYEAKLQKNLAEIEDHFEKYRISDALMAIYKLVWDDFCSWFLEMIKPGYQQPIDAVTFKAAIEMLEANLKLLHPYMPFLTEEIWQHIAERSTEEALIVSAWPEIKSFDEQLIADFDFAAEVISGIRTIRKDKNISFKETIDLKVLNKDNKPTTFDAVITKLGNVANLEYVTEQVSGALSYRVNSNEYFIPISGSVNVEEEITKLEEELKYLKGFLKSVQGKLSNEKFVNGAPEQVLANERKKEADALSKIATIEQSLAGLK, encoded by the coding sequence ATGAGTATTCCAGCGCAATTTGATGCTAAACAAGTTGAAACGAAATGGTACGACTATTGGATGAAAAACAACTACTTTCGTTCAACACCAGATCATAGAACACCTTATACAATCGTAATCCCGCCACCAAACGTCACGGGAGTCTTACACATGGGACACATGTTAAACAATACGATTCAGGATGTCTTGATTCGTCGTGCACGTTTAAAAGGTTTTAATGCTTGTTGGGTGCCTGGAACGGACCATGCATCGATTGCTACTGAAGCTAAAGTTGTTGCTAAATTAAAAGAGCAAGGAATTAATAAAGACGATTTAACTCGTGAAGAATTCTTAAAACATGCTTGGGAATGGACAGATAAATACGGTGGAACAATCCTTGAGCAACTTAAAAAATTAGGTGCTTCTTGTGATTGGGAACGTACCAAATTTACTTTAGATGACGAACTTTCTCCTGCAGTTATCAAATCTTTTGTTGATTTATATAACAAAGGATTGATTTACCGTGGTTACCGAATGGTTAACTGGGATCCAGAAGCAAAGACAACTTTGTCTGACGAAGAAGTTATTTACGAAGAACGTCAAGGTAAATTATACCATTTAAAATATCAAATCGAAGGAACGAACGATTTCCTTACGATAGCAACCACACGTCCAGAAACTATTTTAGGAGATACTGCTATTTGTATCAATCCAAACGATGAGCGTTACACACATTTACGTGGTAAAAAAGCGATTGTTCCGATTGTGAATAGAGTAGTGCCAATTATTTTTGATGAGTATGTAGATATGGAATTCGGAACAGGTTGTTTAAAAGTAACGCCTGCGCACGATGTAAACGATAAAGATTTAGGCGAGCGTCACAACTTAGAAATTATTGATATTTTTAATGAAGATGCTACGTTGAACGATTTAGGAATGCATTACAAAGGAAAAGACCGTTTTGTAGTTCGTGACGAAATCTCTGAAGAATTAAAATCGATTGGAGCTTTAGAAAAAGTAGAAAATCACATGAATAATGTGGGAACTTCTGAAAGAACAAAAGCTGTAATCGAACCAAGATTATCTGACCAATGGTTCCTTAAAATGGAAGATTTGGTAAAGCCTGCTATTAAAGCGGTTTTAGAAACAGAGGAAATTAAATTATATCCAAACCGTTTCAACAATACGTACCGCCACTGGATGGAAAATATCCGTGATTGGAATATTTCTCGTCAGTTATGGTGGGGACACCAAATTCCAGCGTTTTATTATGGAGACGGAAAAGAAGATTTCGTTGTTGCAGAAACCAAAGAAGCTGCATTAGCATTAGCTAAAGAAAGAACAGGAAACTCAGCATTAACAACAAATGATTTAGTTCAAGATAAAGATGCTTTAGATACATGGTTCTCTGCTTGGTTATGGCCAATGTCGGTTTTTGACGGAGTGGTTAATCCAGAAAACGAGGAATTTAAATATTATTATCCAACGAATGATTTAGTTACCGGACCAGATATTTTATTCTTCTGGGTAGCTCGTATGATTATGGCTGGTTACGAATATGCTGGAGAAAAACCATTTTCTAATGTGTATTTAACAGGAATTGTACGTGATGCGCAACGCAGAAAAATGTCTAAATCATTAGGTAACTCACCAGACCCGTTAGATTTAATCGAGAAATTTGGTGCAGACGGTGTTCGTTGTGGCTTATTATTATCAGCTTCTGCAGGTAACGATATTTTATTCGACGAAGAATTATGCAACCAAGGAAAAGCGTTTACAAACAAAATTTGGAATGCGTTCCGTTTAATTAAAGGATGGGAAGTTTCAGAAACTATTGAGCAACCAGAAGCGTCAAAAGCTGCGATTGCTTGGTACGAAGCAAAGTTACAGAAAAACCTTGCAGAGATTGAAGACCATTTTGAAAAATACAGAATCTCTGACGCGTTAATGGCGATTTATAAATTAGTTTGGGACGATTTCTGTTCTTGGTTCTTAGAAATGATTAAACCAGGTTACCAACAACCAATCGATGCGGTTACTTTCAAGGCGGCAATCGAAATGTTAGAGGCAAACTTGAAGTTGTTACATCCGTATATGCCATTTTTAACCGAAGAAATTTGGCAACATATTGCTGAACGTTCTACAGAAGAAGCATTAATCGTATCGGCTTGGCCAGAAATCAAATCGTTTGATGAACAATTAATCGCAGATTTTGATTTTGCTGCTGAGGTAATTTCAGGAATTCGTACCATTCGTAAAGACAAAAACATTTCGTTTAAAGAAACGATTGATTTAAAAGTGTTGAACAAAGACAATAAACCAACAACTTTCGATGCTGTTATTACGAAGTTAGGAAACGTTGCAAATTTAGAATACGTAACAGAGCAAGTTTCAGGAGCTTTGTCTTATCGTGTAAATTCTAACGAATATTTCATTCCAATTTCAGGTTCGGTAAACGTTGAAGAAGAAATCACGAAATTAGAAGAAGAATTAAAATACTTAAAAGGATTCTTAAAATCGGTTCAAGGAAAACTTTCAAACGAAAAATTCGTGAACGGAGCGCCAGAGCAAGTTTTAGCTAACGAACGCAAAAAAGAAGCCGATGCTTTATCTAAAATCGCAACGATTGAACAATCATTAGCAGGATTAAAATAA